The Xanthomonas sontii genome contains a region encoding:
- a CDS encoding penicillin acylase family protein: protein MRGRWKRLLLGTLLLTAAVALGIWLLLRGSLATLDGKAPLQGLRAPASIQRDALGVVTIEAADEADAMRALGYVHAQERFFEMDLLRRAAAGELSELVGPHALDVDKARRAHRLRARSSAQLAAFAGTHAAALQAYSAGVNQGLHALRIRPWPYLMLFAAPRDWQPVDSALAGQAMYFDLQGKQLERKLALYRLQQRLPAPLYALLRHEGSSWDATLDGSVRGDAELPSADQVDLRRLAGAPAPAATEAVATSAPGSNNWAIAGSRTADGRAIVANDMHLGLRAPSLWFRVRLRYADAQAPGGHVDVSGFSLPGLPAVIVGSNGHVAWGFTNSYADTADWYRLTPCAAVAQPGCTPVTVHRERIKVSGAPDTELQVEDTAYGPILQHEPDGSALALRWAAQLPGALNLGLADFARADTLPDAFARAQHIATPAQNLVLADRDGHIGWRVLGPLPLRGPHCAADAVMHDVRATVPAEARCAPWPLSTSQSPQRIDPADGQLWTANARVVGGAELAPLGDGGYALGARAQQIRDDLRLHPRLNEPQLLAIQLDDRALFLQRWWALLQQRDAGAATPALHAISQAAKHWEGRASTGSVSYTLVRAWRLAVLTRIRDGLIAPAPTGSDADAAPPALPQLEGVAWPLLQQQPLHLLPRRYGSWQALLEDAAAEVRTHLQADGPLDTRRWGQENRAAICHPLAQGLPAPLRGWLCMPDTPLPGDDDMPRVQRPAFGASERMVVAPGHEADGIVHMPGGQSGHPLSPFWGAGHADWVQGRATKFLPGPTRHTLTLSPSAPQ, encoded by the coding sequence ATGCGCGGTCGATGGAAACGCCTGCTGCTGGGGACGCTGCTGCTGACGGCGGCCGTGGCGCTGGGCATCTGGCTGCTGCTGCGCGGCAGCCTGGCCACGCTCGACGGCAAGGCCCCGCTGCAAGGCCTGCGCGCGCCGGCAAGCATCCAGCGCGACGCGCTGGGCGTGGTCACCATCGAGGCCGCCGACGAGGCCGATGCGATGCGCGCGCTCGGCTACGTGCACGCGCAGGAACGCTTCTTCGAGATGGACCTGCTGCGCCGCGCCGCCGCCGGCGAACTGTCCGAGCTGGTCGGTCCGCACGCGCTGGACGTGGACAAGGCACGGCGGGCGCATCGCCTGCGCGCGCGCAGTAGCGCGCAACTGGCCGCGTTCGCCGGCACGCACGCGGCGGCCTTGCAGGCCTACAGTGCGGGCGTCAACCAGGGCCTGCACGCGTTGCGGATACGGCCGTGGCCTTACCTGATGCTGTTCGCCGCGCCGCGCGACTGGCAGCCGGTGGATTCGGCGCTGGCCGGCCAGGCGATGTACTTCGACCTGCAGGGCAAGCAACTCGAGCGCAAGCTGGCCCTGTATCGCCTGCAGCAGCGCTTGCCGGCGCCGCTGTACGCCCTGCTGCGCCACGAGGGCAGCAGTTGGGACGCGACACTGGACGGCAGCGTGCGCGGCGACGCGGAGCTGCCCTCCGCCGATCAGGTCGATCTGCGCCGCCTGGCGGGCGCGCCCGCCCCCGCCGCGACCGAGGCGGTCGCCACCAGCGCGCCCGGCAGCAACAATTGGGCGATCGCCGGCAGCCGCACCGCCGACGGCCGCGCCATCGTCGCCAACGACATGCATCTGGGCCTGCGCGCGCCCAGCCTGTGGTTCCGCGTGCGCCTGCGCTATGCCGATGCGCAGGCGCCGGGCGGCCACGTGGACGTGTCCGGATTCTCGCTGCCCGGCCTGCCAGCGGTGATCGTCGGCAGCAACGGTCACGTCGCCTGGGGGTTCACCAACAGCTATGCCGATACCGCCGACTGGTACCGGCTCACCCCGTGCGCCGCGGTGGCGCAGCCCGGCTGCACGCCGGTCACCGTGCATCGCGAACGGATCAAGGTCTCGGGCGCCCCCGACACCGAACTGCAGGTCGAAGACACCGCCTATGGCCCGATCCTGCAACACGAACCCGACGGCAGCGCGCTGGCGTTGCGCTGGGCCGCGCAGTTGCCGGGTGCGCTGAATCTGGGGCTGGCCGACTTCGCCCGCGCCGACACCCTGCCCGATGCCTTCGCCCGTGCGCAGCACATCGCCACGCCGGCACAGAACCTGGTGCTGGCCGACCGCGACGGCCACATCGGCTGGCGCGTGCTCGGCCCGCTGCCGCTGCGCGGCCCGCACTGCGCGGCCGATGCGGTGATGCACGACGTGCGCGCGACAGTGCCGGCGGAGGCGCGCTGCGCGCCATGGCCGCTGTCCACCAGCCAGTCGCCGCAGCGCATCGACCCCGCCGACGGGCAACTGTGGACCGCCAATGCCCGCGTGGTCGGCGGCGCCGAACTGGCGCCGCTCGGCGACGGCGGCTACGCGCTGGGCGCACGCGCACAGCAGATCCGCGACGACCTGCGCCTGCATCCGCGGCTGAACGAACCGCAGTTGCTGGCGATCCAACTCGACGACCGCGCCCTGTTCCTGCAGCGCTGGTGGGCGCTGCTGCAGCAACGCGATGCCGGTGCGGCGACGCCGGCGTTGCACGCCATCTCGCAAGCGGCCAAGCACTGGGAAGGCCGCGCCAGCACCGGCTCGGTCAGCTATACCCTGGTGCGCGCCTGGCGCCTGGCGGTGCTGACCCGGATCCGCGACGGCCTGATCGCGCCGGCACCTACAGGATCGGATGCCGATGCCGCGCCCCCGGCGCTGCCGCAACTGGAAGGCGTGGCCTGGCCGCTGCTGCAGCAACAGCCGCTGCACCTGCTGCCGCGCCGCTACGGCAGCTGGCAGGCGCTGCTGGAAGACGCCGCCGCCGAGGTGCGCACGCACCTGCAGGCCGATGGCCCGCTGGACACGCGCCGCTGGGGCCAGGAGAACCGTGCGGCGATCTGCCATCCGCTGGCGCAGGGCCTGCCGGCGCCGCTGCGCGGCTGGCTATGCATGCCGGACACGCCGCTGCCCGGCGACGACGACATGCCGCGGGTGCAGCGCCCGGCGTTCGGCGCCTCCGAGCGCATGGTGGTGGCACCGGGCCA
- the bfr gene encoding bacterioferritin, with protein sequence MKGHPDVVQCLKELLRGELAARDQYFIHSRRYEDEGLLALYERINHEMEEETEHADALLRRILFLEGDPDMRPHAFEPGRTVEEMLEKDLKVEYEVRANLAAGMKLCEQHGDYVSRDVLLAQLRDTEEDHAWWLEQQLGLIKRIGMALYQTSKIDGHVSGKDA encoded by the coding sequence ATGAAGGGACACCCCGACGTTGTGCAATGCCTCAAGGAGCTGCTGCGCGGCGAACTGGCCGCGCGCGACCAGTATTTCATCCACTCGCGGCGTTACGAGGACGAGGGCCTGCTGGCGCTGTACGAACGCATCAACCACGAGATGGAAGAGGAGACCGAGCACGCCGATGCGCTGCTGCGGCGCATCCTGTTCCTGGAGGGCGACCCGGACATGCGCCCGCATGCCTTCGAACCCGGGCGCACGGTCGAGGAGATGCTGGAGAAGGATCTGAAGGTCGAGTACGAAGTGCGCGCCAATCTGGCCGCGGGCATGAAACTGTGCGAGCAGCACGGCGACTACGTCAGCCGCGACGTGCTGCTGGCGCAGCTGCGCGACACCGAGGAAGACCATGCCTGGTGGCTGGAACAGCAGCTCGGCCTGATCAAGCGCATCGGCATGGCGCTGTACCAGACCTCGAAGATCGACGGGCACGTGTCCGGCAAGGACGCCTGA
- a CDS encoding DUF2147 domain-containing protein, producing the protein MQASPGIRRYGVVGVVVAGWLLATAPAGAAPAAAQGLWLTAAKDAVVEFAPCADAATALCGRIVWDKDAGTATDTCGVQIARLGREDGDTWRDGWAFDPRSGKRYKATLRASGKSLDLRAFVGVEVLGETERFTRVQALPSTPVCAK; encoded by the coding sequence ATGCAGGCGAGTCCGGGAATCAGGCGGTACGGCGTGGTCGGTGTGGTGGTCGCGGGATGGCTGCTGGCGACCGCGCCGGCAGGCGCCGCACCGGCCGCGGCGCAGGGGCTGTGGCTGACCGCGGCCAAGGACGCGGTGGTGGAGTTCGCGCCGTGTGCGGATGCGGCTACCGCCTTGTGCGGACGCATCGTCTGGGACAAGGACGCCGGCACCGCCACCGATACCTGCGGCGTGCAGATCGCGCGCCTGGGGCGCGAGGACGGCGATACCTGGCGCGACGGCTGGGCCTTCGATCCGCGCAGCGGCAAGCGCTACAAGGCCACGCTGCGCGCCAGCGGCAAATCGCTGGACCTGCGCGCCTTCGTCGGGGTGGAAGTGCTCGGCGAGACCGAACGCTTCACCCGCGTACAGGCGCTGCCCAGCACGCCGGTCTGCGCCAAGTAA
- a CDS encoding TorF family putative porin: MATLAGALALHGACCARAHAQQADADGMVNYEFQNQIKLMSEQRTRGVSDSLMRPSLKWTTQFVHASGFVALLEVAKVSKKQFLDGDGLGITAAAGYRFGNPDAWHAGVGLATERFPGASFLAPHRIDLETGTPEDIRRTDYDSNFGVLELGYGAVEGRLLYVFSKTYRGADTGGVCAQILQFAADPTAALRCFARGEHDSRGTLLGDLNYQTPLLPSILPSTTLRLHAGYQKLRNFSEGSFADYQIGVTHKRWGLDWNLDWVSTRVNAHELYWVQDGARIRKTDGDTLVASIGYTF, translated from the coding sequence ATGGCGACCCTCGCGGGCGCACTGGCCCTGCACGGCGCGTGCTGCGCCCGGGCCCACGCCCAGCAGGCCGACGCCGATGGCATGGTCAATTACGAGTTCCAGAACCAGATCAAGCTGATGAGCGAGCAGCGCACGCGCGGCGTGTCCGACTCGCTGATGCGCCCGTCGCTGAAGTGGACCACCCAGTTCGTGCACGCCAGCGGCTTCGTCGCGCTGCTGGAGGTGGCCAAGGTCAGCAAGAAGCAGTTCCTCGACGGCGACGGCCTGGGCATCACCGCCGCGGCCGGCTACCGCTTCGGCAATCCCGATGCCTGGCATGCCGGCGTCGGCCTGGCCACCGAGCGCTTCCCCGGCGCCAGCTTCCTGGCCCCGCACCGGATCGACCTGGAGACCGGCACGCCGGAGGACATTCGCCGCACCGACTACGACAGCAATTTCGGCGTGCTCGAACTCGGCTACGGCGCGGTCGAGGGCCGCCTGCTGTACGTGTTCTCCAAGACCTACCGTGGTGCCGACACCGGCGGCGTGTGCGCGCAGATCCTGCAGTTCGCCGCCGACCCGACGGCGGCGCTGCGCTGCTTCGCCCGTGGCGAGCACGACTCGCGCGGCACGCTGCTGGGCGATCTGAACTACCAGACGCCGCTGCTGCCGTCGATATTGCCGTCGACCACGCTGCGCCTGCACGCCGGCTACCAGAAGCTGCGCAACTTCAGCGAGGGCAGCTTCGCCGACTACCAGATCGGCGTCACCCACAAGCGCTGGGGCCTGGACTGGAACCTGGACTGGGTCAGCACCCGGGTCAACGCGCACGAGCTGTATTGGGTGCAGGACGGCGCGCGCATCCGCAAGACCGACGGCGACACCCTGGTGGCCTCGATCGGCTACACGTTCTGA